Proteins from a genomic interval of Anolis sagrei isolate rAnoSag1 chromosome 1, rAnoSag1.mat, whole genome shotgun sequence:
- the SLC30A3 gene encoding probable proton-coupled zinc antiporter SLC30A3 produces MSRPTETLRLVGSGPRGVDSAPSDPGIRLKSLFAGSQEALAGLPPEKGPSAAPMEAPAPTMMTNAEPPAALHCHQCRGPCSPSQSQQKLQAQRKLRIACAVCFLFMLGEVIGGYLAHSLAIMTDAAHLLTDMGSMGVSLFSLWVSTRPATRTMTFGWHRTETLGALASVLSIWTVTAVLVYLASARIISNDYEIEASAMLGTSACAVGVNIIMAYLLHQSGSPHSHHCLGQGGYERIGESPCGAPLVPRSNTSVRAAFVHVVGDLLQSIGVFVAATVIYFKPQYKIADPVSTFLFSVFVLGSTATILRDVFRVLMEGAPRGVEFQAVKELLLSVKGVKATHDLHLWALTLSHHMVAVHLVIEPGADMEAVLQEATALLQSKFGFFSCTIQVERYQEDMAACRQCQDPRD; encoded by the exons ATGTCGCGCCCCACGGAGACCTTGCGGCTGGTGGGCAGCGGCCCTCGAGGGGTGGACTCTGCCCCTTCCGACCCGGGAATCCGGCTCAAGAG TCTCTTTGCAGGCTCCCAGGAGGCCCTGGCTGGGCTGCCCCCCGAGAAGGGCCCCTCTGCGGCTCCCATGGAGGCCCCCGCACCCACGATGATGACGAACGCCGAGCCCCCCGCAGCCCTCCATTGCCACCAGTGCCGCGGCCCCTGCTCCCCCAGTCAGAGCCAGCAGAAGCTCCAAGCCCAGAGGAAGCTCCGCATCGCGTGCGCCGTCTGCTTCCTCTTcatgctgggagaggtcatcg GGGGCTACctggcccacagcttggccatcATGACAGACGCGGCCCACCTGCTGACGGACATGGGCAGCATGGGGGTCAGCCTCTTCTCCCTCTGGGTCTCCACCCGGCCGGCCACCAGGACCATGACCTTCGGCTGGCACCGCACAG AGACGCTGGGGGCGCTGGCCTCGGTCCTCTCCATTTGGACCGTCACGGCGGTCCTGGTCTACCTGGCCTCGGCTCGCATCATCAGTAATGACTACGAGATCGAGGCCTCCGCCATGCTGGGCACCTCCGCCTGCGCCGTCGGGGTCAACATCAT CATGGCCTACCTCTTGCACCAGTCTGGCTCCCCGCACAGCCACCACTGCCTGGGCCAAGGGGGCTACGAGCGCATCGGGGAGAGCCCCTGCGGGGCCCCCTTAGTTCCCCGCAGCAACACCAGCGTCCGGGCCGCCTTCGTCCATGTTGTGGGGGACCTGCTCCAGAGCATTGGGGTCTTTGTGGCTGCCACCGTCATCTACTTCAAg CCCCAGTACAAGATTGCGGACCCTGTCAGCACCTTCCTGTTCTCCGTCTTCGTCCTGGGATCCACGGCCACGATCCTCCGTGACGTCTTCCGGGTCCTCATGGAAG GGGCCCCGCGGGGTGTGGAGTTCCAGGCGGTGAAGGAGCTGCTGCTCTCGGTCAAAGGAGTGAAGGCTACTCATGACCTGCACCTCTGGGCCCTGACCCTCAGCCACCACATGGTGGCCGTCCACCTGGTCATCG AGCCCGGTGCGGACATGGAAGCTGTGCTGCAGGAGGCCACCGCCCTCCTCCAGAGCAAGTTCGGCTTCTTCTCCTGCACCATCCAGGTGGAGCGCTACCAGGAAGACATGGCCGCCTGCCGCCAGTGCCAGGACCCTCGGGACTGA